The Anoxybacillus flavithermus genome has a segment encoding these proteins:
- a CDS encoding YhfC family intramembrane metalloprotease — MKGEISLVGTSVQLFLSLIVPLALVIYGRKKRWLSWKAFGVGLLIFVLFSQVLEKVVHMLVVDPSGTSLKGISNVWAFVAYGALAAGVFEEIGRYVGFRFMLKNNRTYGDGLSFGLGHGGIEAVLIGGVSAINMMILSHLVQTGQFEQIASSLPATQVEMLKTMLNQPDWMYVLGGIERTFAIAIHIALSLLVLYGVRKGQFRYVVYAILIHTLIDVVPALYQVKIISNVWIVETILALIAFTSLVFIRRIAEKF; from the coding sequence ATGAAGGGAGAGATCAGTTTGGTTGGGACGTCTGTTCAATTGTTTCTTTCTTTGATTGTTCCGTTAGCACTCGTCATATATGGAAGAAAAAAGAGATGGCTTTCTTGGAAAGCGTTTGGTGTCGGTTTGCTTATTTTTGTTTTATTTTCACAAGTGCTAGAGAAAGTTGTGCATATGCTTGTCGTTGATCCGAGCGGTACGTCGTTAAAAGGAATAAGTAACGTTTGGGCGTTTGTTGCTTACGGGGCTTTAGCAGCTGGGGTGTTTGAAGAGATAGGAAGATATGTCGGATTTCGTTTTATGTTAAAAAACAACCGGACGTATGGAGATGGGTTATCGTTTGGTTTAGGGCACGGAGGAATAGAAGCTGTGCTCATTGGAGGGGTTAGTGCCATAAATATGATGATCCTTTCACATCTCGTGCAAACAGGTCAGTTTGAGCAAATTGCTTCCTCTCTTCCTGCTACACAGGTGGAGATGCTCAAAACCATGTTAAATCAGCCTGATTGGATGTATGTATTAGGGGGGATCGAGCGAACGTTTGCGATTGCAATCCATATTGCGCTTTCTCTTCTTGTTTTATATGGGGTTCGAAAAGGACAATTTCGTTACGTGGTGTATGCGATTTTGATTCATACGTTAATTGATGTGGTCCCTGCGTTATATCAAGTGAAAATCATTTCAAACGTTTGGATTGTAGAAACGATTCTCGCTTTGATTGCCTTCACTTCGCTTGTCTTCATTCGACGTATAGCAGAAAAATTTTAA
- a CDS encoding LysR family transcriptional regulator: protein MYEQLKTFIKLAEVKHFTKTAEILHLSQPSVSLHIKNLEKEFQTKLFIRSPKELQMTPTGELLYDRAKKIIALYEQTKQDILEHHDYVKGTLKIGASFTIGEYVLPTFLCALQNDYPELQLEVIIGNTKEIVELVRTYQTHIGLIEGQTNEKELMVYPFMRDELVIVASNDHPLAHKQEVSINDLQNQRWITRELGSGTREYFNHFIRSNGLKVKSLMIISSNQGIKETLMHGNGLSLLSRHVIEQELNLKNLSIVYVKHSPFYRTFSYLYSPTMKNNKLVHLLLDLLQQKGM from the coding sequence ATGTACGAACAATTAAAAACATTTATCAAGTTGGCAGAGGTGAAACATTTCACAAAAACAGCAGAAATTCTTCATTTATCTCAGCCAAGTGTAAGCTTGCATATTAAAAATTTAGAAAAAGAATTTCAAACAAAACTATTTATTCGTTCACCAAAAGAACTACAAATGACGCCAACGGGAGAATTGCTTTACGATCGAGCCAAAAAAATCATAGCTTTATATGAACAGACAAAACAAGATATTTTAGAGCATCATGACTATGTGAAAGGAACATTAAAAATTGGGGCTAGTTTTACGATCGGGGAATACGTGTTACCTACCTTTCTGTGCGCCTTACAAAACGACTATCCAGAATTACAATTAGAAGTGATTATCGGTAATACAAAAGAAATTGTAGAGCTCGTTCGTACGTATCAAACACATATCGGTTTAATTGAAGGTCAAACAAATGAAAAAGAGTTGATGGTGTACCCATTTATGCGAGATGAGCTAGTCATCGTTGCGTCTAATGATCACCCACTCGCTCACAAACAGGAAGTATCGATAAATGATTTACAAAACCAACGATGGATTACACGCGAATTAGGATCTGGAACACGTGAATACTTTAACCATTTTATTCGTTCAAATGGACTAAAAGTAAAATCACTCATGATTATTAGCAGCAATCAAGGAATAAAAGAAACGTTAATGCACGGAAACGGTTTATCCCTCCTTTCACGTCATGTCATTGAACAGGAGTTGAATCTTAAAAACTTATCGATTGTTTACGTCAAACATTCTCCTTTTTATCGAACATTTTCTTATCTTTACTCGCCGACAATGAAAAACAATAAACTTGTACACTTACTTCTTGATTTACTCCAACAAAAAGGGATGTGA
- a CDS encoding NAD-dependent protein deacylase: protein MLERWLKESSYTVVFTGAGMSTESGLPDFRSAKSGLWRTKNPQQLASTYAMQHNRDEFIAFYQYRIRTLLECQPHIGHTILANWQNQGLIHQIITQNVDGFHQQAGSTNVIELHGTLRTVHCSRCRQTYDAKRYVDEQFTCTCGGFLRPSVVLFGESLPYDAFEQAWTTAERADLWIVLGSSLQVSPANELPVIAKRSGAKLVIVNMEPTPLDDWADLLIHGRKIGEVLQEIDAFL, encoded by the coding sequence ATGCTAGAAAGATGGTTGAAAGAGTCTTCGTATACAGTCGTATTTACTGGAGCAGGAATGTCTACAGAGAGCGGGCTTCCCGATTTTCGTTCGGCAAAATCAGGACTTTGGCGCACGAAAAATCCACAACAATTGGCAAGTACGTATGCTATGCAACATAATCGAGACGAGTTTATCGCATTTTATCAATATCGTATTCGCACACTTCTTGAATGTCAGCCGCATATCGGGCATACAATTTTAGCTAACTGGCAAAATCAAGGGCTTATTCATCAAATTATTACGCAAAATGTCGACGGCTTTCACCAACAAGCAGGCAGTACAAATGTCATTGAATTACATGGAACATTGCGAACGGTTCATTGCTCTCGTTGCAGGCAAACATACGACGCAAAACGGTATGTAGACGAACAGTTTACGTGCACATGCGGTGGCTTTTTGCGCCCTTCCGTTGTTTTATTCGGGGAGTCGTTACCGTATGATGCGTTTGAACAAGCATGGACAACAGCTGAACGGGCAGACTTATGGATTGTGCTCGGCTCTTCTTTACAAGTGTCGCCAGCTAACGAACTTCCTGTCATCGCGAAACGAAGCGGGGCCAAATTAGTGATTGTGAACATGGAACCGACGCCATTAGATGATTGGGCAGATTTGCTTATACATGGTCGTAAAATCGGAGAAGTGTTGCAAGAAATTGACGCATTCCTTTAA
- a CDS encoding sulfite reductase subunit beta, protein MEKFVLTPPDGPPSDVERIKQESNYLRGTLKETMEDRITAGIPEDDNRLMKFHGSYLQDDRDLRAERQKQKLEPAYQFMIRVRTPGGVATPEQWLAMDELARKYANGTLKLTTRQAFQFHGVLKWNMKKTLQAINDALLTTLAACGDVNRNVMCNPNPYQSEIHAEVYEWAKMLSDHLLPQTRAYYEIWLDEEKVAGTPEIEQEPIYGALYLPRKFKIGIAVPPSNDVDVFSQDLGFIAIVEQGKLVGFNVAIGGGMGMTHGDRTTYPQLAKVIGFCKPEQVIDVAEKVVTIQRDYGNRSVRKHARFKYTIDRLGLEAVKAELERRLGFELEEARPYHFEHNGDRYGWVEGVNGTWHFTLFVEGGRVKDTDDYLLMTGLREIAKVHTGDFRLTANQNLVIANVPSEKKEEIDTLIKQYKLTDGKHYSALRRNSLACVALPTCGLAMAEAERYLPTLIDKIEEIIEENGLHDEEITIRMTGCPNGCARHVLGEIAFIGKSVGKYNMYLGAAFDGSRLGKLYRENIGEKEILSELRMLLSRYAKERFDGERFGDFVIRVGIVKEVTDGTNFHD, encoded by the coding sequence GTGGAAAAGTTTGTATTAACTCCACCAGATGGACCGCCAAGCGATGTCGAGCGCATTAAACAAGAAAGCAATTATTTGCGCGGAACGTTAAAAGAAACGATGGAAGATCGCATCACCGCGGGTATTCCAGAAGATGATAACCGGTTAATGAAATTTCATGGCAGCTATTTACAAGATGATCGTGATTTAAGAGCAGAGCGGCAAAAACAGAAGTTAGAGCCTGCGTATCAATTTATGATTCGCGTTCGTACGCCAGGCGGAGTAGCGACACCAGAACAGTGGCTTGCGATGGATGAACTAGCAAGAAAATACGCCAACGGGACATTAAAGCTTACAACACGGCAAGCGTTTCAGTTTCATGGCGTACTGAAATGGAATATGAAAAAAACGCTACAAGCGATTAACGATGCTCTGCTTACAACGTTGGCAGCTTGTGGTGACGTGAACCGAAACGTTATGTGTAACCCGAATCCGTACCAGTCAGAAATACATGCGGAAGTGTATGAATGGGCAAAAATGTTAAGTGACCATTTATTGCCACAAACAAGAGCATATTACGAAATTTGGTTGGATGAAGAAAAAGTGGCCGGTACACCAGAAATAGAGCAAGAGCCGATTTACGGAGCGCTGTACTTGCCGCGGAAATTTAAAATTGGTATCGCTGTTCCACCTTCAAACGATGTCGACGTGTTTTCGCAAGACCTTGGTTTTATCGCGATTGTTGAACAAGGAAAGCTCGTTGGTTTTAACGTGGCAATCGGCGGCGGAATGGGAATGACGCATGGCGACCGTACGACATATCCACAGCTAGCAAAGGTGATCGGTTTTTGTAAACCTGAACAAGTCATTGATGTGGCGGAAAAAGTTGTCACGATTCAGCGCGATTACGGCAATCGCTCCGTACGAAAACACGCCCGTTTCAAGTATACGATTGATCGGTTAGGCCTTGAAGCTGTCAAAGCAGAATTAGAGCGCCGACTCGGCTTTGAGCTAGAAGAAGCGCGCCCGTATCATTTTGAACATAATGGCGATCGCTACGGCTGGGTTGAAGGGGTAAACGGAACATGGCATTTTACCCTATTTGTCGAAGGTGGTCGAGTGAAAGATACGGATGATTATTTGTTAATGACAGGCTTGCGAGAAATTGCGAAAGTTCATACGGGCGATTTTCGCTTGACTGCGAATCAAAACTTAGTCATCGCCAATGTGCCAAGTGAGAAAAAAGAAGAAATTGATACGCTTATTAAGCAATACAAATTAACAGATGGGAAACATTATAGTGCCCTTCGCCGTAACTCGCTCGCTTGTGTGGCGTTACCAACATGCGGATTAGCGATGGCAGAAGCGGAGAGATACTTGCCGACACTCATTGATAAAATTGAAGAAATTATCGAAGAAAATGGGCTTCACGACGAAGAAATCACGATTCGCATGACCGGCTGTCCGAACGGTTGTGCCCGTCATGTGCTTGGAGAAATTGCATTTATCGGCAAATCCGTCGGTAAATATAATATGTATCTCGGTGCAGCGTTTGACGGCAGCCGTCTTGGAAAATTGTATCGGGAAAATATCGGAGAAAAAGAAATTTTATCTGAACTTCGTATGCTTCTTTCTCGTTATGCAAAAGAACGCTTTGATGGTGAACGTTTTGGCGACTTTGTCATTCGCGTCGGTATCGTAAAAGAAGTAACAGATGGAACGAACTTTCACGATTAA
- a CDS encoding transcriptional regulator, which translates to MAFNEAFKAIADPNRRKILSLLKKGDLTAGEIAEHFDMQKPSVSHHLKILKQADLVEDRRVGQHIYYSLNTTVFQDLMSWFYNILQKEGDES; encoded by the coding sequence ATGGCATTTAACGAGGCGTTTAAAGCGATTGCTGATCCGAATCGCAGGAAAATTTTATCACTATTAAAAAAAGGAGATTTAACAGCAGGGGAAATTGCGGAACATTTCGATATGCAAAAGCCGAGTGTTTCCCATCACTTAAAAATATTAAAACAAGCCGATTTAGTGGAAGATCGACGGGTTGGTCAGCATATTTATTACTCATTGAACACAACTGTTTTCCAAGATTTAATGAGCTGGTTTTATAACATATTACAAAAAGAAGGAGATGAATCATGA
- a CDS encoding sulfite reductase [NADPH] flavoprotein, alpha-component: MLPFQVTNSPFNEKQVELLNQLWPTLTSAQKLWLSGYLAATEVIGVTAQQEAQVLKEVTVLYGSQTGNAQKLAEKVGETLKHRGFHVTVSSMLDFKPNELKKIDTLLIVVSTYGEGEPPDNALSFYEFLHSKRAPKLDHLRFSVLALGDTSYEHFCKTGKDFDKRLEELGGTRLYERVDCDVDYEESATKWLDGVLNELNKQGSFSVVATPSAQAQPTALYSRKHPFQAEVLENINLNGRGSNKETRHIELSLEGSGLVFEPGDALGVFPKNDPELVDLIIQEMKWNPDTLVSVEGKEEPLREVLLSRLEITVLTEQLLQSLASFSRSPDFHALLSAEQEAKRKEYIKGRDVLDVLREFGPWEMTPDQFVPSLRKLQPRFYSIANSLAAYPEEVHITVGAVRYEAHGRLRKGVCSTFCAERLHIGDKLPVFIHHNPNFKLPKDANTPIIMIGPGTGVAPFRSFLQEREAIGAKGKSWLFFGDQHFVTDFLYQTEWQAWLKNGVLTKMDVAFSRDTDQKVYVQHRMLEQSKQLFRWLQDGAVVYVCGDKQRMARDVHETLIHIIAQEGNMTREQAEAYIAHMQQQKRYQRDVY, from the coding sequence ATGTTGCCATTTCAAGTGACAAACAGTCCATTTAATGAAAAACAAGTTGAACTCCTTAACCAGCTTTGGCCGACATTAACGTCAGCACAAAAGCTTTGGTTGAGCGGCTACTTAGCTGCTACTGAGGTGATCGGTGTAACAGCACAACAAGAAGCCCAAGTATTAAAAGAAGTAACCGTTCTTTACGGGTCGCAAACAGGAAACGCACAAAAACTAGCGGAAAAAGTAGGAGAAACACTTAAACATCGTGGGTTCCATGTCACCGTTTCCTCGATGCTTGATTTTAAGCCAAACGAATTAAAAAAAATTGACACATTACTCATTGTCGTTAGCACATACGGAGAAGGTGAACCACCAGATAACGCCTTGTCATTTTACGAATTTCTTCATAGCAAGCGCGCACCGAAACTTGATCATCTTCGTTTTTCTGTATTGGCGCTTGGCGATACGTCGTATGAACATTTTTGTAAGACGGGAAAAGATTTTGATAAACGATTAGAAGAATTAGGTGGAACGCGTTTATATGAACGTGTCGACTGTGACGTTGATTATGAAGAGTCAGCAACAAAATGGCTTGATGGCGTGTTGAACGAATTAAATAAGCAAGGCTCCTTTTCCGTCGTAGCAACGCCATCTGCACAAGCACAACCAACGGCGCTTTATTCACGAAAGCATCCGTTTCAAGCAGAAGTGTTAGAAAATATTAACTTAAACGGACGCGGTTCAAATAAAGAAACACGTCATATTGAATTATCGCTCGAAGGTTCAGGATTGGTATTTGAACCAGGCGATGCGCTTGGTGTTTTTCCGAAAAACGATCCAGAACTTGTCGATCTCATTATTCAAGAAATGAAATGGAATCCAGACACACTGGTTTCTGTTGAAGGAAAAGAAGAACCGTTACGCGAAGTGCTGCTTTCCCGATTAGAAATTACGGTGTTAACTGAGCAATTATTGCAATCGCTTGCTTCATTTTCACGTAGCCCCGATTTTCACGCACTTCTTTCTGCTGAACAAGAAGCGAAGCGAAAAGAATATATAAAAGGACGCGATGTATTGGATGTTCTCCGTGAGTTCGGCCCGTGGGAGATGACACCAGACCAGTTTGTGCCTTCTCTACGGAAGCTGCAACCCCGTTTCTATTCAATCGCAAACAGTTTAGCGGCGTATCCAGAAGAAGTGCATATTACCGTTGGTGCTGTTCGTTATGAAGCGCACGGACGTTTACGAAAAGGTGTTTGTTCGACATTTTGCGCGGAGCGCCTGCACATTGGCGATAAACTTCCGGTGTTTATCCATCACAATCCGAACTTTAAACTGCCGAAAGATGCGAATACACCAATCATTATGATTGGACCAGGTACAGGGGTTGCGCCGTTCCGCAGCTTCTTGCAAGAGCGTGAGGCGATTGGTGCAAAAGGAAAGTCATGGCTGTTTTTTGGTGACCAACATTTCGTGACCGACTTCCTTTATCAAACAGAATGGCAAGCTTGGCTGAAAAATGGTGTGTTGACAAAAATGGATGTTGCGTTTTCACGCGATACGGATCAAAAAGTGTACGTGCAACATCGTATGCTCGAGCAAAGTAAACAATTATTCCGATGGTTACAAGACGGAGCGGTTGTTTATGTTTGTGGTGACAAACAACGTATGGCGCGCGACGTTCATGAAACGCTTATTCATATTATTGCTCAAGAAGGAAATATGACGCGAGAACAAGCAGAAGCGTATATCGCTCACATGCAACAACAAAAACGATACCAACGCGATGTATATTAG
- a CDS encoding formate--tetrahydrofolate ligase, translated as MTTTTKVKTDIEIAQETKLKRIQDIASELDLLEEELEPYGHYKAKISLQAMRRLATKQDGKVILVTSINPTPAGEGKSTVTVGLGQALHKLGKKVMIAMREPSLGPTMGIKGGATGGGYSQVLPMEEINLHFTGDLHAITTANNALAALIDNHIHQGNELRIDTRRIVWKRAVDLNDRALRKVVVGLGGPTQGVPREDGFDITVASEIMAVFCLATDLQDLKQRLAKMVVAYNVDRQPVTVADLGVEGALTLLLKDALKPNLVQTVEHVPALVHGGPFANIAHGCNSVIATKMAQKLGDYVVTEAGFGADLGAEKFLHIKARTAGIEPSAVVIVATIRALKMHGGVGKQQLASENVEALKKGLANLEKHIETIQAFGLPFVVAINRFITDTDKEIQALTAFCEEKGYPVSLTEVWEKGGDGGIDLAHKVLEVIENTKSTYTPLYELDEPIMDKIQKIARIVYGANDVSFSDKAKKQIEQFTSFGWDKLPICMAKTQYSLSDDPSKLGRPIDFTITVRELKPSIGAGFLVALTGDVMTMPGLPKQPAALQMDVDEYGNARGLF; from the coding sequence ATGACAACGACGACGAAAGTAAAGACGGACATTGAAATTGCTCAAGAAACGAAATTAAAGCGCATTCAAGATATTGCAAGTGAACTTGATTTGTTAGAAGAAGAGCTCGAGCCGTATGGACATTACAAAGCAAAAATTTCGCTTCAGGCGATGAGACGACTGGCGACGAAACAAGATGGTAAAGTCATTTTAGTGACTTCCATTAATCCAACGCCAGCGGGGGAAGGGAAATCAACAGTTACAGTTGGGCTCGGTCAAGCGCTACATAAACTCGGTAAAAAAGTGATGATCGCGATGCGGGAACCTTCCCTTGGTCCGACGATGGGAATAAAAGGGGGGGCGACAGGCGGAGGGTATTCACAAGTATTGCCGATGGAGGAAATTAATTTGCATTTCACAGGTGATTTGCATGCGATTACGACCGCGAATAACGCTTTAGCTGCCCTTATTGACAATCATATTCATCAAGGAAATGAATTACGAATCGATACACGTCGTATCGTTTGGAAGCGAGCAGTTGATTTAAATGACCGTGCGCTACGTAAAGTCGTGGTCGGATTAGGTGGACCGACGCAAGGTGTGCCGCGCGAGGACGGATTCGATATTACCGTTGCCTCTGAAATCATGGCGGTGTTCTGCTTAGCAACCGATTTGCAAGACTTAAAACAGCGTTTAGCAAAAATGGTTGTGGCGTATAACGTGGATCGTCAACCAGTTACAGTAGCTGACCTTGGCGTCGAAGGAGCGCTCACGCTTTTATTAAAAGATGCCCTAAAACCGAATTTAGTCCAAACGGTAGAACATGTACCTGCGCTTGTGCACGGGGGCCCGTTTGCCAATATCGCTCATGGATGCAATAGCGTCATTGCGACAAAAATGGCGCAAAAGCTTGGTGACTATGTCGTGACAGAGGCGGGATTTGGTGCAGATTTAGGGGCGGAGAAATTTTTACATATTAAAGCGCGCACGGCAGGAATTGAACCATCAGCAGTTGTCATTGTGGCAACGATTCGGGCGTTAAAAATGCACGGTGGGGTAGGGAAACAACAGTTAGCGAGCGAAAATGTCGAAGCATTGAAAAAAGGATTAGCCAATTTAGAGAAACATATTGAAACGATTCAAGCGTTTGGCTTGCCGTTTGTCGTTGCTATTAACCGTTTTATTACGGATACAGATAAAGAAATTCAAGCATTAACGGCATTTTGTGAAGAAAAAGGATATCCTGTATCGTTAACGGAAGTATGGGAAAAAGGTGGAGATGGCGGAATTGATTTAGCTCATAAAGTATTAGAAGTAATCGAAAATACAAAAAGCACGTACACCCCGTTATACGAATTAGATGAACCGATTATGGATAAAATCCAAAAAATTGCCCGCATTGTTTATGGCGCAAATGACGTTTCTTTTTCCGATAAGGCGAAAAAGCAAATCGAACAATTTACATCGTTCGGGTGGGACAAGCTACCGATTTGCATGGCGAAAACGCAATATTCGCTTTCCGATGATCCATCAAAACTCGGGCGACCAATCGATTTCACGATTACAGTGCGCGAATTAAAACCATCGATTGGCGCAGGTTTCCTCGTTGCCTTAACAGGAGATGTAATGACGATGCCAGGACTACCAAAACAACCAGCAGCGCTTCAAATGGATGTCGATGAATATGGAAACGCGCGTGGGCTTTTCTAA
- a CDS encoding aldo/keto reductase gives MKQINIGNSGLIASEIVLGCMRISEMSVSELSRYIDEAIEAGITMFDHADIYGKGRCEELFGEVLASRPHLRERIHIQSKCSIRDGYYDLSKEHILTSVDGILKRLQTDYLDMLLLHRPDTLMELEEVAEAFDRLHESGKVRHFGVSNFNSMQIELLQAYVKQPIIANQMQFSIMHANLVTSGIQANTLFDGALNRDGHILEYCRLKNITIQAWSPFQYGFFEGVFIDNEKFPEVNEVLGRLAEEKGVSKSAIAVAWILRHPANMQVIVGTTNSARLKDICQASHVQLSRQEWYEIYRTAGHRLP, from the coding sequence ATGAAACAAATAAACATTGGTAACTCTGGGCTAATAGCCTCAGAAATTGTGTTAGGATGCATGCGAATTTCGGAAATGTCTGTTTCTGAGCTGTCGCGATATATAGACGAAGCGATTGAAGCAGGAATTACGATGTTTGACCATGCAGATATTTACGGAAAAGGACGTTGTGAAGAGCTGTTTGGTGAAGTGCTTGCTTCTCGACCGCATTTGCGCGAACGCATCCACATTCAAAGCAAATGTTCGATTCGAGATGGCTATTATGACTTGTCAAAAGAGCACATTTTAACATCTGTCGACGGCATATTGAAACGACTTCAAACCGATTATTTAGACATGTTACTTTTACACCGACCGGATACGCTGATGGAACTAGAAGAAGTAGCAGAGGCGTTTGACCGTTTACATGAAAGTGGAAAAGTTCGGCATTTCGGGGTGAGTAACTTCAATAGTATGCAAATCGAGCTATTGCAAGCATACGTTAAACAGCCGATTATCGCGAACCAAATGCAATTCAGTATTATGCATGCGAATTTAGTGACAAGCGGCATTCAAGCAAATACGCTATTTGACGGAGCACTAAACCGCGACGGACATATTTTAGAATATTGTCGCCTAAAAAATATCACCATCCAAGCATGGTCTCCGTTCCAATACGGCTTTTTCGAAGGAGTGTTCATTGACAACGAAAAATTTCCAGAAGTTAATGAAGTACTCGGACGGTTAGCGGAGGAAAAAGGAGTAAGCAAGTCAGCGATTGCTGTCGCTTGGATTTTGCGCCATCCAGCGAACATGCAAGTGATCGTTGGCACAACAAATTCTGCTCGCTTAAAAGACATTTGCCAAGCAAGTCACGTGCAACTCTCTCGACAAGAGTGGTACGAAATCTACCGTACGGCAGGTCATCGGTTGCCGTAA